One window of Myxocyprinus asiaticus isolate MX2 ecotype Aquarium Trade chromosome 6, UBuf_Myxa_2, whole genome shotgun sequence genomic DNA carries:
- the LOC127441976 gene encoding transcription factor HES-1-like produces the protein MTVKHLTNLQQAQMTATFGTSLPMLGQYRAGFNGCINEVTRFMSTHESVDTEVKTRILSHLASCVSHLDIMSCQPHHHLRSCTPKQGFKAHVVPHMNGPLVILPPDASKLHCGLQIVPSSDGTFALLIPGSSGMTGPHNGALQAGMSSGAQMNTLDSLWRPW, from the exons ATGACAGTGAAGCACTTGACAAATCTGCAACAAGCACAAATGACTG CAACTTTTGGCACCAGTCTACCCATGCTTGGCCAATACAGAGCTGGATTTAACGGATGCATCAACGAAGTGACCCGTTTTATGTCCACTCATGAGAGTGTGGACACTGAAGTGAAGACCCGGATCCTGTCACATCTGGCCAGCTGTGTTTCACACTTGGACATCATGTCTTGTCAACCACATCATCACCTGCGCTCATGCACACCAAAACAGGGATTCAAAGCCCATGTGGTGCCTCACATGAACGGTCCGCTGGTCATTTTGCCTCCAGATGCTTCCAAGTTGCATTGCGGACTTCAGATTGTGCCATCGAGTGATGGGACTTTCGCTCTTTTGATACCCGGTTCATCCGGCATGACTGGGCCACATAACGGTGCGCTTCAGGCTGGCATGTCCTCTGGTGCACAAATGAACACTCTGGACTCCCTTTGGAGACCTTGGTAG